One part of the Dermacentor silvarum isolate Dsil-2018 chromosome 6, BIME_Dsil_1.4, whole genome shotgun sequence genome encodes these proteins:
- the LOC119455962 gene encoding sodium/potassium-transporting ATPase subunit alpha isoform X5, whose translation MADRGKDDQYGRSDSYRVAVNPRVPDDGRTPDGRPRARRKATKKEQDLDDLKQEVNMDEHKIPIEELYARLGTNPATGLTSQQAREILERDGPNSLTPPKKTPEWVKFCKNLFGGFSLLLWIGAALCFIAYSIQAGTFEEPPDDNLYLGAVLAIVVIVTGCFSYYQEARSSKIMESFKNMVPQYAIVIRDGQKLHLPAEEVVVGDVCEVKGGDRIPADLRVIQGQGFKVDNSSLTGESEPQTRSPELTNENPLETRNLAFFSTNCVEGTGMGVVINTGDRTVMGRIANLASGLEMGETPIAREIAHFIHLITGVAVFLGVTFFVIAFILGYHWLDAVIFLIGIIVANVPEGLLATVTVCLTLTAKRMAAKNCLVKNLEAVETLGSTSTICSDKTGTLTQNRMTVAHMWFDNQIIEADTTEDQSGVQYDRSSAEWKALARNCCLCSRAEFKAGQENVPILKRECTGDASETAILKCMELAVGNVAAYRQRNPKVCEIPFNSTNKYHVTVHETEEPDDPSYILLMKGAPERILDRCSTIFIGGKEKVLDDEMKEAFNNAYLELGGLGERVIGFCDFKLPTDKYPPGYPFDADEQNFPLTGLRFLGLISMIDPPRAAVPDAVAKCRSAGIKVIMVTGDHPITAKAIAKAVGIISEGNETVEDIAQRLNVPVEEVNPRDAKAAVIHGSELRDISPEQLDDILRYHTEIVFARTSPQQKLIIVEGCQRLGAIVAVTGDGVNDSPALKKADIGVAMGIAGSDVSKQAADMILLDDNFASIVTGVEEGRLIFDNLKKSIAYTLTSNIPEISPFLLFILADVPLPLGTVTILCIDLGTDMVPAISLAYEKSESDIMKRRPRDPAHDKLVNER comes from the exons TATGGACGAAGCGACAGCTACCGGGTTGCAGTTAACCCGAGGGTTCCAGATGACGGCCGGACACCAGACGGGCGGCCTAGGGCTCGGCGGAAGGCAACAAAGAAGGAACAGGACTTGGATGACCTCAAGCAGGAAGTCAATATG GATGAGCACAAAATCCCCATCGAAGAACTTTATGCACGACTTGGCACAAATCCAGCCACa GGCCTCACATCACAACAAGCTAGGGAAATTCTTGAAAGGGACGGCCCAAACTCTTTAACGCCCCCTAAGAAAACGCCAGAATGGGTCAAATTCTGTAAGAACCTCTTTGGAGGTTTCTCCTTACTACTGTGGATCGGCGCGGCACTCTGCTTCATTGCGTATTCCATCCAGGCAGGCACGTTCGAGGAACCGCCCGATGATAAT ttgTACCTGGGGGCAGTATTGGCCATTGTAGTTATTGTGACAGGTTGTTTCTCCTACTATCAAGAAGCCAGGAGTTCAAAAATTATGGAGTCATTCAAGAATATGGTCCCACAG TATGCCATTGTTATCCGTGATGGACAGAAGTTGCACCTCCCTGCTGAGGAGGTTGTGGTTGGAGATGTATGTGAAGTAAAAGGTGGCGACCGCATTCCTGCTGACTTGCGGGTCATTCAAGGACAAGGCTTCAAAGTGGACAATTCGTCCTTGACCGGAGAGTCTGAGCCCCAGACGCGCTCGCCAGAGCTTACGAACGAAAATCCACTGGAAACGAGGAATTTGGCATTCTTCTCCACCAACTGTGTTGAAG GTACGGGTATGGGCGTGGTTATCAACACTGGTGACCGGACTGTTATGGGCCGCATTGCGAACCTGGCCTCTGGCCTTGAGATGGGCGAGACGCCCATTGCCAGGGAGATTGCCCACTTCATCCACCTCATCACCGGAGTGGCTGTGTTCCTGGGAGTAACCTTTTTCGTGATTGCCTTCATCTTGGGCTACCACTGGCTAGATGCCGTCATCTTCCTCATTGGTATCATTGTGGCCAACGTGCCCGAAGGTCTCCTGGCCACTGTCACC GTGTGTCTCACCCTTACTGCCAAGCGAATGGCCGCCAAGAACTGCCTCGTGAAGAACTTGGAAGCTGTAGAGACCCTTGGGTCAACCTCGACTATCTGCTCTGACAAGACTGGCACCCTGACCCAGAACCGAATGACTGTTGCCCACATGTGGTTCGACAACCAGATCATTGAAGCTGACACTACAGAAGATCAATCCG GAGTCCAGTACGACCGGTCTTCTGCTGAATGGAAGGCTCTTGCCCGCAACTGCTGCCTCTGCAGCAGGGCAGAGTTCAAGGCGGGCCAGGAGAATGTCCCCATCCTTAAGAGAGAGTGCACAGGTGATGCTTCGGAGACTGCCATTCTCAAGTGCATGGAGCTTGCCGTAGGCAACGTGGCTGCCTACAGACAGCGCAACCCCAAGGTCTGCGAGATCCCCTTCAATTCCACCAACAAGTACCAC GTAACTGTGCACGAGACTGAAGAACCTGATGACCCAAGCTACATCCTGTTAATGAAGGGTGCCCCTGAGCGCATTCTCGACCGTTGCTCCACCATCTTCATCGGCGGAAAGGAGAAAGTACTCGATGATGAGATGAAGGAGGCCTTCAACAACGCCTACTTGGAACTGGGAGGCCTTGGAGAGCGTGTCATTG GCTTCTGTGACTTCAAGCTGCCAACAGACAAGTACCCACCAGGATATCCCTTCGATGCTGATGAACAGAACTTCCCACTCACTGGACTTCGTTTTCTTGGTCTCATCTCCATGATTGACCCACCACGTGCTGCTGTGCCTGATGCTGTTGCCAAATGCCGGAGTGCCGGCATCAAG GTTATCATGGTGACTGGTGACCACCCGATCACTGCCAAAGCCATCGCCAAGGCTGTTGGAATCATTTCCGAGGGTAACGAAACCGTGGAGGACATTGCACAGCGACTGAATGTGCCCGTGGAGGAAGTAAACCCACGGGACGCCAAGGCGGCTGTAATCCACGGCTCGGAACTGAGAGACATCAGCCCTGAACAGTTGGACGACATTCTACGCTACCACACTGAAATTGTCTTTGCCCGAACCTCGCCCCAGCAGAAGCTCATCATTGTGGAGGGCTGCCAACGCCTGGGAGCCATTGTGGCCGTGACTGGGGATGGCGTGAACGACTCGCCTGCCCTCAAGAAGGCCGACATTG GTGTTGCCATGGGTATTGCTGGGAGTGACGTCAGTAAGCAGGCAGCGGACATGATCCTTTTGGACGACAACTTTGCCTCCATTGTCACTGGTGTCGAAGAAG GTCGTCTGATCTTCGACAACCTGAAGAAGTCCATTGCATACACCCTGACCAGTAATATTCCTGAAATCAGTCCTTTCCTGTTGTTCATCTTGGCTGATGTGCCCTTGCCTTTGGGAACAGTGACCATCCTGTGCATTGACTTGGGAACAGACATG